One genomic window of Candidatus Dadabacteria bacterium includes the following:
- a CDS encoding phosphomannomutase/phosphoglucomutase, which translates to MPDKAIFREYDIRGIAGESITEEVVERIGKAYGTMVAEDGGSEVSVGYDCRKSSPAFRDALCEGITSTGVSVVDIGMVTTPMVYFSTFTSGVDGGVMVTASHNPSEYNGLKMCVGQNSLFGEGIQKIRKSVEEGRFKTGRGGKKQTDIIESYLEFFEQNLHIEPGIKVAADGGNGTAGVTCPQILRRFGCEVHELYMDPDGDFPNHHPDPTVEENLSDIKKKIVEVGLDVGLAFDGDADRIGIVDERGNSMSGDMLLLVYSLDLLETNPGATIIGDVKCSGNLFSKIREAGGNPIMWKTGHSVIKDKMKKEGAELGGEMSGHIFFKNRFFGYDDALYAGLRFLEILSKTGKKASELLTGLPKTFATPEIRVDCPDEIKFQVTEAVKKKLGEQNEVIDIDGVRVEYPDGWGLLRASNTQPALVLRFEAQTESRLAEIRGTVEKTLKETINEIG; encoded by the coding sequence ATTCCTGACAAAGCTATATTCAGAGAATACGACATAAGGGGCATAGCGGGAGAGAGCATCACAGAAGAGGTCGTCGAGAGAATCGGAAAAGCCTACGGAACCATGGTGGCCGAGGACGGGGGATCGGAGGTTTCCGTTGGATACGACTGCAGGAAGTCTTCCCCGGCTTTCCGGGACGCACTCTGCGAAGGAATAACCTCAACCGGCGTTAGTGTGGTCGACATAGGAATGGTAACGACCCCGATGGTTTATTTCTCCACCTTCACCTCAGGCGTTGATGGCGGGGTGATGGTGACCGCCAGCCACAATCCCTCCGAGTACAACGGGCTTAAAATGTGCGTCGGCCAGAACTCCCTTTTCGGCGAAGGCATACAGAAAATAAGAAAATCGGTCGAAGAGGGAAGGTTCAAAACGGGGAGGGGCGGAAAGAAACAGACAGACATAATTGAGAGCTATCTTGAGTTTTTCGAGCAGAATCTTCATATAGAACCGGGGATAAAAGTCGCGGCCGACGGCGGCAACGGAACCGCAGGAGTGACCTGCCCGCAGATACTCAGGAGATTCGGCTGCGAAGTTCATGAGCTATACATGGACCCTGACGGGGATTTTCCGAACCACCACCCCGATCCCACGGTCGAGGAGAATCTCTCCGACATAAAGAAAAAGATCGTGGAAGTCGGCCTCGATGTGGGCTTGGCGTTTGACGGGGACGCAGACAGGATAGGAATCGTCGATGAGCGGGGAAACTCAATGAGCGGAGACATGCTGCTCCTTGTCTATTCGCTCGACCTTCTCGAAACGAACCCGGGAGCGACCATAATAGGGGACGTTAAGTGTTCGGGAAACCTTTTCTCCAAGATACGGGAAGCCGGCGGGAATCCCATCATGTGGAAAACCGGCCACTCGGTAATCAAGGACAAGATGAAAAAGGAAGGCGCCGAACTCGGTGGAGAGATGAGCGGCCACATCTTCTTTAAAAACAGGTTTTTCGGATACGACGACGCTCTTTACGCAGGACTTCGGTTTCTTGAAATCCTCTCAAAAACAGGAAAGAAGGCCTCGGAACTGCTTACAGGGCTACCTAAAACCTTCGCAACCCCGGAGATAAGAGTAGATTGTCCCGATGAAATCAAGTTTCAGGTAACGGAAGCGGTAAAGAAAAAACTCGGGGAGCAAAATGAAGTGATCGACATAGATGGAGTCAGGGTTGAGTATCCGGACGGATGGGGCCTTCTCCGGGCATCCAACACCCAGCCAGCCCTGGTGCTTCGTTTTGAAGCTCAGACGGAATCAAGGCTCGCGGAAATAAGGGGGACCGTGGAAAAAACCCTTAAAGAAACGATCAATGAGATCGGCTGA